The following coding sequences are from one Thermococcus sp. window:
- the hydB gene encoding NADPH-dependent hydrogenase/sulfhydrogenase 1 subunit beta, whose product MRYVKLPKEHTYEFLERLKEWGKLYAPVRISEKFYDFREVDDVRKVEFHYTRTIMPPKKFFFKPREKLFEFDLGKPEYRETIEDVEPFVIFGVHACDIFGLKILDTVYLDELPDKYYRVRREKGIIIGISCMPDEYCFCNLRETDFADDGFDLFLHELPDGWLVRVGTPTGHRIVDKNIELFEEVTTEDICAFREFERKRSEAFRYHEDWSDLRYLLELEMEHPMWDEESEKCLACGICNTTCPTCRCYEVQDIVNLDGVTGYRERRWDSCQFRSHGLVAGGHNFRPTKKDRFRNRYLCKNSYNEKLGLSFCVGCGRCTAFCPAGISFVRNLRVILGLEERSCPTKIAEEIPKKGFAYAENIRGEDV is encoded by the coding sequence TTGAGATACGTTAAGTTGCCGAAAGAACACACCTACGAGTTCCTTGAGAGGCTCAAGGAGTGGGGCAAGCTCTATGCCCCGGTAAGGATTTCAGAAAAGTTCTACGACTTCAGGGAGGTCGATGATGTCAGGAAGGTCGAGTTCCACTACACGAGGACGATAATGCCACCGAAGAAGTTCTTCTTCAAGCCGAGGGAGAAGCTCTTCGAGTTCGACCTGGGGAAGCCGGAGTACAGGGAAACCATAGAAGACGTTGAACCCTTCGTGATCTTCGGCGTCCACGCCTGCGACATCTTCGGGCTTAAGATACTCGACACAGTTTATCTCGATGAGCTTCCCGACAAGTATTACAGGGTTCGCAGGGAGAAGGGAATCATAATCGGGATAAGTTGCATGCCAGATGAGTACTGCTTCTGCAACCTAAGGGAGACCGATTTTGCCGACGACGGCTTCGACCTCTTCCTCCACGAGCTCCCCGACGGCTGGCTGGTCAGGGTTGGAACCCCCACAGGTCACAGAATAGTTGACAAGAACATCGAGCTCTTTGAAGAGGTCACCACCGAGGACATCTGCGCCTTCAGGGAGTTCGAGAGGAAGAGAAGCGAGGCCTTCAGGTACCACGAGGACTGGAGTGACCTGAGGTATCTCCTTGAGCTCGAAATGGAGCACCCCATGTGGGATGAGGAGAGCGAGAAATGCCTGGCATGTGGAATATGCAATACCACTTGCCCCACCTGTCGCTGTTATGAGGTGCAGGACATCGTAAACCTCGACGGCGTTACAGGCTATAGGGAACGGCGCTGGGACTCCTGCCAGTTCAGAAGTCACGGTTTAGTTGCCGGCGGTCACAACTTTAGACCAACCAAAAAGGACCGCTTTAGAAACCGCTACCTTTGCAAGAACTCCTACAACGAAAAGCTCGGTCTAAGCTTCTGTGTCGGCTGTGGCCGCTGTACGGCATTCTGTCCAGCAGGGATTAGCTTTGTGAGGAATCTGCGTGTCATTCTCGGCCTTGAGGAGCGCTCCTGTCCGACAAAGATAGCCGAGGAGATTCCGAAGAAAGGTTTTGCCTATGCAGAAAACATCAGGGGTGAGGACGTATGA
- the hydG gene encoding NADPH-dependent hydrogenase/sulfhydrogenase 1 subunit gamma has protein sequence MSEVVPKDIMMPDDNPYALHRAKVLKVYKLTEKEKLFLFRFEDPKIAEKWVFRPGQFVQLTIPGVGEVPISICSSPMRRGFFELCIRKAGRVTTVVHRLKPGDTVLVRGPYGNGFPVDEWEGMDLLLIAAGLGTAPLRSVFLYAMDNRWKYGNITFINTARYGKDLLFYKELEAMKDLAEAENVKIIQSVTRDPDWPGRHGRPQKFIPEANTDPKKTAIAICGPPRMYKSVFEALIEYGYRPENIYVTLERKMKCGIGKCGHCVAGTSTSWKYVCKDGPVFGYFDIVSTPGLLD, from the coding sequence ATGAGCGAGGTCGTGCCCAAGGATATTATGATGCCCGACGATAACCCCTACGCCCTCCACAGAGCTAAGGTTTTGAAAGTTTACAAACTCACGGAAAAGGAAAAGCTCTTCCTGTTCCGCTTTGAGGACCCGAAGATAGCCGAGAAGTGGGTCTTCAGGCCGGGCCAGTTCGTCCAGCTGACCATTCCCGGCGTTGGGGAGGTGCCAATAAGCATCTGCTCCTCGCCGATGAGAAGGGGATTCTTTGAGCTGTGCATCAGAAAAGCGGGAAGGGTGACAACTGTCGTCCACAGGCTTAAGCCCGGAGATACGGTTTTAGTTCGCGGCCCCTACGGCAACGGCTTCCCTGTGGACGAATGGGAGGGTATGGACCTGCTACTTATCGCCGCGGGCCTCGGAACGGCTCCACTGAGGAGCGTTTTCCTTTACGCGATGGATAACCGCTGGAAGTACGGCAACATAACATTCATCAACACCGCCCGCTACGGTAAGGACCTGCTCTTTTACAAGGAGCTTGAGGCAATGAAGGACTTGGCGGAAGCTGAGAACGTCAAAATAATCCAGAGCGTAACCAGAGACCCAGACTGGCCCGGGAGACACGGCAGGCCCCAGAAGTTTATCCCCGAGGCAAACACCGACCCGAAGAAGACGGCCATAGCCATCTGCGGTCCCCCGAGGATGTATAAGTCAGTCTTTGAAGCCCTCATAGAATACGGCTACCGGCCGGAGAACATCTACGTAACACTAGAGAGGAAGATGAAGTGTGGAATCGGAAAATGTGGCCACTGCGTTGCCGGAACGAGCACGAGCTGGAAGTACGTCTGCAAAGACGGGCCCGTCTTCGGCTACTTCGATATAGTTTCAACGCCCGGCCTGCTCGACTGA
- the hydD gene encoding NADPH-dependent hydrogenase/sulfhydrogenase 1 subunit delta, which translates to MEEKKIRIGFYALTSCYGCQLQLAMMDELLQLIPNAEIVCWYMLDRNSVEDEPVDIAFIEGSVSTEEEVELVKKIRENAKIVVAVGSCAVQGGVQSWEKDKPLEELWKTVYGDAKVKFQPKMAEPVSKYIKVDYNIYGCPPEKRDFLYALGTFLIGSWPEDIDYPVCLECRLNGNPCVLLEKGEPCLGPITRAGCNARCPAYGIACIGCRGAIGYDVAWFDSLARVFREKGLTKEEILERMKIFNAHNPKVEEMVNKIFEGVKE; encoded by the coding sequence ATGGAAGAGAAAAAAATCCGCATTGGGTTTTACGCTTTAACCTCATGTTACGGCTGTCAGCTCCAGTTGGCTATGATGGATGAGCTCCTACAACTTATTCCAAACGCCGAAATCGTCTGCTGGTACATGCTTGACAGAAACAGCGTCGAGGATGAGCCAGTTGACATAGCCTTCATCGAGGGAAGCGTCTCAACGGAGGAAGAGGTTGAGCTGGTGAAAAAAATCAGGGAGAACGCTAAAATAGTGGTGGCCGTCGGTTCCTGTGCAGTCCAGGGCGGTGTTCAGAGCTGGGAAAAGGATAAACCCCTTGAGGAGCTCTGGAAGACGGTTTACGGCGATGCCAAGGTCAAGTTCCAGCCCAAAATGGCCGAGCCGGTCTCGAAATACATCAAGGTAGATTACAACATCTACGGCTGTCCACCAGAGAAGAGGGACTTCCTCTACGCCCTCGGGACATTCCTGATAGGTTCCTGGCCGGAGGACATAGACTACCCAGTCTGCCTTGAGTGCAGGCTGAACGGAAATCCGTGCGTGCTCCTAGAGAAGGGTGAGCCCTGCCTCGGCCCGATAACAAGGGCCGGGTGTAACGCCCGCTGTCCTGCTTACGGTATAGCGTGCATCGGTTGCAGGGGCGCGATAGGCTACGACGTTGCCTGGTTCGACTCGCTTGCGAGAGTCTTCAGGGAGAAGGGCCTGACCAAGGAAGAAATCCTGGAGAGAATGAAGATTTTCAACGCCCACAATCCAAAGGTCGAGGAAATGGTTAACAAGATATTCGAGGGGGTGAAAGAATGA